The region ggattTTTATGTTTTAAGGACAACTAGTCAGAATAATGGGCTTGGCATAAATTAATAAGTGATCTACTATCTTATTATTTTTACAGCGGAGGGTGTCTCTAATTCAAAGGACTCTGTGGATCCTGCAGATGGCTTCTTTAGCCCAACTGAGCTTGTTGTGTCATCACCACGGATAGAGACTCCCAAAAATGTTCTCCCATACTTTACACGGCCACCATTCATTGAGAACAATTCCCGCATCCCTCTTATGAGCATCCCTCATCCCCCAATGCCTGTTCCTCCACCTCTTTCATCTGCCTTGCCAGCTGTATACCgcgctcctcctattcctcctctgCATTACTCTCATCTCATGCCCCCACCCCCAAGGCTGCCACCTCCACTAGGCATGCCTCCTCCAGGAGGTGTGCCTCCAGCTCTTCACTTAAACCCTGCGTTTTTCCCTCCACCAAATTCCATGGTTGGTCCTCCACCTGATCCATACAAGATGATTTCCAATCCATATCTACAAGGACGGTAAGTGTTAAGTACACTGAATATAAGATGTTATGCAAAGCTGTATGTGCATTAAGTCATAGAATCAACCTGTCCCTCCTGTCTTGCATGCCAATGTCCCAATCTCctgtatgttaaaaaaaaacaaaactgtgcaTTACTCACACGTCACGGGTCTTGGTACTAAATCTCTGCTGCTGCGGCCTCCGGCGTCTGGCAGCAGCGCTTATGCTGCCTACACGGACAGAGCCACTGAGTTCAGTGTTTGGCCGCAGAGCTGTCAACATGATGTCAATGCTGCAGGCAACAACTAACACCAGCGCAGCATCGGAGACTTAAGTGCTGGGCCCTGGGTGTGTGAGTTAAgcacaatttttattatttttatacaacAAACTGGTTGGAGACACAATGTTCCTGAAAATTGAGAAACTCCTTTAACCTACTACAGGAGACTTAGCCGCTTCTAAATGTTTAATCTAAGATTCGCATTACTTACACTGCTCAcagcagacctccgcctgcagctccATAATACACAGGAATCCATTTTTATACAGCACTATGTTAAGTATTAAGCCCACACTAAGTCTCCCCcacacagtgatatctctgagaGCAAAGGCAGTAAGTCTCCCAACTGTCAAGATAGTGAGACAGTGGAGAGCCCAACTTTAGCCTCCCTCTATGAAAGAGCCATCTGTGGCGGAGCCAGACTTGTCTCGTCACTGATTATGGTCTTCATCTGGATCTTTAAAGTATGTATGTGTTCTctgaaattattattttattattatttatttatatagcaccattgaatcatggtgctgtacatgagaagtggttgcatacaaattacagatcacttacagtaaacaaacgaacaattacagactgatacagaggggcgaggaccctgcccttgcgaacttacattctacaggatggaggggaaggagacaataagttgagggttgcaggaggctgttggtgaggctgtagctccggtagtggtgaggaggcagcagaatcagtgcaggctgtaggctttcctgaagaggtgggttttcaggttccgtctgaaggatccaagggtggtggataatcggacgttttGGGGAATAGAGTTcgagaggatggggaatatttgggagaagtcttggaggcggttgggtgaggagcgaataagtgtgtagGAAAGaagtaggtcttgggaggaccggagattaaaatatcgggagattagttcagatatatatggaggagacagggtatggatggctttgtatgtcagtattagtaatttggactggatacgctgagggaattggagccagtgaagagacttgcatagaggggaagcggaggagtagcgaggagagagatgaattagtcgggcagcagagttgaggacagactggagaggtgcaagggtgttgttagcagggaggccacagaaaaggatgctgcagtagtcaaggcgggagatgatgagggcatgcacaagcattttagtagattgatgattGAGGaatggacggattctggagatttttttgagctggaggcgaccggaggtggaaagagcttggatgtgcagtttgaaggacagggcagagtcaagggttactccgaggcagcggacttccggtatgggggaaagcgtgatgtctttaattgcgatagataggtcaggtatgagttcagatttgtccacattgagtttgaggaagcgagaggagaagaaggatatggctgatagacactcttggATTCTGGGCAGCAGAGAGGTGAGAATTTCACAGAGAAATACACATGTGTGCAGCCAGGTTCTGATTCATGAAGCCCAAGGTTTGGGCAGCAGTAATCAGATGACAGCTTATTTTTATGTAATATGACTGACATGAATGTTGCACAGTCTGTCTAGGTTATACTTTATACTTCTTaataattatctttatttttatatagcgctaacatattccgcagggctttacagtttgcacactttatcattgctgtccccgatagggcttataatctaaactccctataagtatgtttttagaatgtgggaggaaaccggagaacctggaggatacccgagaacccggaggaaacccacgcaaacaaaaggagaacatgcaaactccttgcagatgttgtccttggtgggatttgaacccaggactccagcgctgcaatgctaaccactgagccaccgtgctgccctttatAGAGATAAAGTGCTATTTGCATTTGCTTATCCTCTGGGATTTAGTAAAAACAGTGAATCaattttttttgtaatgttttagTGAAATGAAACTCCACCAACCCCCTGTCAGTGATGCAGAATTTGAAGAGTTAATGAACAGAAACCGAGCAATATCAAGGAGTGCTCTTTCCAATGCAGTTTGTGGAGCAACGTCGGGTATAAATTCATCTTCTGCCTTTTGTTTccgatttttttttgctttgtttgtcTTTTGTCATAGTTTTGCTTTCCCCAATAGTACAACAACGAATTCCATATAATATACATataggacaaagaagagatcccaaaaattaaaatataaaaacaaaatttTTATTGATCATCATTTAAAAAGAACATATGTGTAAAAAACCAAAATGCCATCTAGGGGACGCTAGGACACACTACATAAATAGATAGAATTCCAAAAGGGGTATTAAACAGTATAATACAAAAATTAGCTCCAAAATCTCAAAATCATGAGTAGAGGGCTATATTCTACCATAGTCAATCAAATTTAGAATATTCACATAAATATATGGGCTGTCTCCTATGTATCCAACAATATTTATAAATAACTCCATAAACAGTATTATAGGTGGCAATTCCCAATAAAAATAACCCCTTCTGAATACAGTAAAGGACTGAACTCTCTACTGCATTCCACCTGGTAGTAATTTTCTCCACTATGATCTGTCTCTTGGTATAGTTATATTGATTATCTTAATTTATTTGTTATCGAGATTGGAGGTTTAACTTTTGTGACCTAGCTCCTATGTACCCTTGTGTCACCATACACAGGGACACTGTGATTTTCACTTGACCTTAGTTATATATACCTTGTGATTCTCTGGAGCTTTCAGTCCTTTACCGTAGTAAGAATAGGTTATTTTTATTGGGAATTGCCACCTATAATACTGTTTGAGTTATTTATTTATATTGGATACTTACGAGAGAGCCTATATATTTGTGAATATTTTAAATTTGATTGACTATGGTAGAATATGGCCCTCTACTCATGATTTTGGGAGTCGTTGTTGCATTATTGTAAAGTGCCCTTAGCACAATTTGGACATAGGTTGATTTTCCCCTATAGTAGTtgacattttatattttttacctTTCAGGAGATTATGCAAATGCCATAAAAACCCTAGAGACAGCTATTGCAGTTATCAAGGAGTCTCGTGTAGCCAACGATGATCGGTGTCGTGTCCTCCTGACCTCCCTCAGAGATTGCCTACATGGAATACAGGACAAGGCCAACTCTTCCAGGCAAGCAATGTGAGCTAATTCCATCATCCACCGGGATACGACAGATCACATTTTATAGATGCTTGAGTACCTGGAGATCCAGACCTCTAGCAATCCTTCTGGTTTACTGCTTTAGTTACTGTATTTgagcatttaaaaaaatatatatcctaGGCAGACTGTGCAACATTCGTGTAAGTCATATTATATAAAAATAAGCTGTCATCTGATTACTGCTGGCCAAACCTTGGGCTTCATGAATCTGAACCTGGCTGCACACATGTACATTTCTCTGTTAAATTCTCTGGCATTTCAGAGAACACATACATACTTTAAAGATCCAGATGAAGACCATAATCAGTGACGAGACAAGTCTGGCTCCGCCACAGATGGCTCTTTCATAGAGGGAGGCTAAAGTTGGGCTCTCCACCGTCTCACTATCTTGACAGTTGGGAGACTTACTGCCTTTGCtctcagagatatcactgtgtgGGGGAGACTTTGTGTGGGCTTAATACTTAACATAGTGCTGTATAAAAATGGATTCCTGTGTATTATggagctgcaggcggaggtctgctgTAAGTAGTGAGAATCGTAGATTAAGCATTTAGAAGCAGCTAAGTCTCCTTAAGTAGGTTAAAGGAGTTTCTCAATTTTCAGGAACGTTGTGTCTCCAGCCAGAGTTgtaaatctttgttcattacatagtggaatgtgttgaaaacaatacaacctaaaaatgatcactgtaaatcacaactaatcccacagaggtctggagttggaatgatgctcaaaatcaaagtggaaaatgaagttacaggctgacccaacttcagtggaaatgcctcaagacaaggaaattatgctcagtagtatatgtgtggcctccacttgcctgtataatctccctacaaagcgtgggcatgctcctgatgagtcggCGGATGATCTCCTGAAGGAACTCTCCcaaacctgaactaaagcatccgccaactcctggacagtctgtggtgcaacatgatgttggtggatggagcgagacatgatgtcccagatgtgttcaatcgcattcaggtctggggaacgggcgggccagtccatagcttcaatgccttcatcttgcaggaactgctgacacactccagccacatgaagtctggctttgtcttgcattaggaggaaccgggGGCCaaccagtgtgaacctgctttcattgatgtgccatcctggatgagctgcattacctgagccacttgtgtgggttgtagagtccgtctcatgctaccacgagtgtgaaagcacatccaacattgaaaagtgaccaaaacatcagccacaaaggattggtactgagatgtggtctgtggtccccacctgcagaaccactcctttattgagtgtgtcttgaaaattgccaataatttccatctgttgtctattccatttgcacaacagcatgtgaaattgattgtcaaagagtgtggcttcctaagtggacagtttgatttagcagaagtttgatttacttggagttatattctgttctttaagtgttccctttatttttttgagcagtgtatttttaatTGGGACCCTATGGCAAACGAGGGACTGGGTAAATCAGCTTTGCTGTGTGGGTTGCATGTGACAGCACAAGACGTTATCCGCCATACCATTTCACACAACTGACATATTACTCCAACAGGAAGCGACACCGCTCCAGAGAGAGATCACCTAGCCGGTCACGGGAAGGCAGCAGTCGACGTCACAGAGACCCACATGAAGATCGATCAGATGATTATTATCATGACCGGCATCGCGATAAAGATCGTCATCGTTAGTACAGGTAATAGTGGAGAGaggtattgctgaaagatcatttcctAGCAGAAACCGTTTTAATCAATGATGCACAGTGATTTAGCCCCTTGACCAAGATAAatagatatatttatttattataatgTAATATATACTTTTTTGTAGCCTGGTCAAAGGGTTAAATCATTTCGtatcattgaaaaaaaaacaacagtttttACCCTATATACATCCTTATACATCCTTTTTTGGGGGTTTGATGTTTGGTATAAAATTTTCACATGGATTATACAGGATACGTTTTTTGCCATTCCTGTTtttgttgtttaatttttttttcattgatttttgttcATTTGATATCATGTAAATGTGTCTGTGTGTATAATCATATTCTGATATTGCATAACATATTTTTCGGACTCTAGGAcacattttttaacaaaaaaaatgtgttgaAAAGTGTGTGTGTCTTATAGACCGGAGGAAATTTCCTGTGATGGAGGACCACGCTGACACCACGTCGTTCTCGATCAGAGAATGCCCTCTCTCCCCCTGCTCTGCCCTGTAACAGAGCTGTGTATGTGTATAATACACACTAACAATAGATCTATTACCTCcagtacattaaagggaatctgccaccactTTTCTTGGCATATCATGTAATAATATCATTTAATTCCGTGCCAACTGTGCATTATAacagtacttttgataccccttgACTCCCCACCTTTGATCAATAGATACCGTTTATATTCCTCCCGCGGTGTATGTAAATCAGATCAGCCCAgtccgatgggcggggcttatTGTCTCTCCCTCTCGCGTGTGCGCGAAGCCGAAAAACAGTATTGGGCATGCCCCGGCATACGCAATTGTGTTTTATGGCCTGGAAGTATACTTACAGGCCAATGAAAGCTATGGCGTATGCGTAATAATGATTGTATGCTTTGCCCACACGCGAGAGGCCATTTGAATGCGCATGCGCCAAAACTATACGCGATCTATGTTATTCAACAAAAAGAATATGTAGAGTAAGCCAGGAGGGGGGAGAGACGGACAataagccccgcccatcggaccgggccaAGCTGATTTACATACACCGTGGGAGGAATATTAACGGTATTTATTAATCAAAGGTGGGGAGTCAAGGGGTATCTAAAGTACTGTTATAATGCAGAGTTGGCACTGAATTGAATTTTATTTTTACGTGATATGCCAAAAAagtggtggcagattccctttaaaattagtGATAATGATGCTTCCACTTTAGCCGACAGGGAAGTTTCAACTAATAGGAAAAAtgtctttcctattttctgctgtctaaacctggggtgcatcttgtagtccgagaAATACGGTAAATATATTGGACATTTatattatatccattttttttaatttttttaattacatttaagGTTGAACAGATCAACGTAAAACAGAAACATAATGCAGTATAACAGTTGGTCATACAAGACCAACATCCAGCATTGAGATTTATTTAGTGTATAGTAAAGAACTATGTAACAGCAATGATCTCTTCTTTCAGGTCTCCAGGATgatgcacacattttttttttttctttttaataagagGGACAATTTTGTTGCTGTGACCTACAGCTGATGCTTGACCCTCCAGCTTCAAATTGTTGCACCCCTTCCCTGGGATTTATTCCATTTCATGCAGGGACCATCATCTCTCCATTACAAAGCACAGCTCTCTCCATCCGTTCCCAAATCAACACATCTGCCCCGGAAACTCAGAAGATGCAGCCTCTCATCTGTGCAGGCCGTTCTGTCTGTTTCCCAAGATGAATATTTTTTTGCTTTGGAAAGATTTCCATGGTTTCACCAGACAATAACAAATTTCTTTCTACTCCTCCATGTGTTCTCTTGTTGTTCTTGTTGCAGTTCTGTTCATATAGAGATTATTATTTATCTAAAGTGGATCTAACTTCTATACAGTGACACGTGTAAGTTCCATCTCTGTTCTGTAAGTGCACTGACATAATACCGCCTGTTTTGATCCCCTTCCCCCTTTTGTCTCATGGTTGCCAGAATGGGTAAGGTGTGCTGGAAAATGCTGCAGAATGTGTTGTATGAGACAACCATTCAGTGTTGAGGGGAACTGGAGAACTGAACTAACTCCCTGCCCCATGATCTTAATACCATAGTATTTTAGGTTGTATGGAGGGAGTGCATTAACCTGGTTGGGTGTGAGAGAGGTGAGTTCAGTGCTTGGTctaaaaattataacttttttttttaattaaaaaaaatgaaaactgtatCAAGACTTTTAGTTGCGCATCTACAGTGGGATATTGTAGCTTACAAGACACCATTTAATACCCTTGCCTTAGAGCAGTGAGGAATTCACCCTTTCCACCAAACATTCATTATCTCTATCTGGGAATTGTGAATAAACTTGATAACGTTGTCAATATTTTACATGAGTCTTCTTCTTTTTCATTATACCAAGATAATATGATGTGCTGAATATAGAAAAGAAAGCACTACACATATCGAGATTATATAGGACTCATTAACGTTTGCAGATTGAGTTCGCAAGGGGTGGCCAAAGAGTGAATCGAAAACACTCAATCTTAACTTGTATGTCATAATGCCAACTACACACTTGCTCTTTAAATCTTCAGGTCAACTTAAGAACTAGGTTCCAGACCATTGCTTGACCAAccgtagggtgctttcacattgtttACCACATGCTCAGTGGTCACGTCGGGGCATATCTCCAAACACACCACCCGCCCCCTGCAAAATGGGATTTGGACTTGTGCGCCAACGAGGCCTCATTTTCAGGCATGTACCACTACTGGAGGCTGACACTCAgatctataaggccggcgtcacactagcgagttttacggacgtatgagaggtgcagaaaatgcggattgcatacggtacaatgattctctatggcccagctcctatctgccgtattttactgatccgtattatccggtcttgtacggccatagaaaatcgcagcatgctgcgtttgtcaccgtattgcgcaaaaacatcgccaatgaaagtctatgggggtgagaaaaatacggattacacacggaccatgcctgtgacttgcgagaaatacgccgcagcggtgttctctagaaaagccggcaattcattgcggtgtacagtaaaatcacacgaatagaataggtagaataaatgtgtacacatactgtagaataggtgtatatatatatatatttatatatatatgtatgtgtgtatatatatatatatatatatatatatatatatatatatatatatatatatatatgtcagtgagatatatatatatatgtatgtatatatatttacttcGGCGCGCTATAAATTAAAGGGttgaattgcggaaaaaattggcgtgggctcccgcgcaattttctccgccagagtggtaaagccagtgactgagggcagatattaacccctttctctcattggacgtactattccgtccatgtggggtgggccctacttcccaaggacggaatagtacgtccagcacgatcggccgcgctcacggggggagcgcggccgatcgcggccgggtgtcagctgactatcgcagctgacatccggcactatgtgccaggagcggtcacggaccgcccccggcacattaacccccggcacaccgcgatcaaacatgattgtggtgtaccggcggtatagggaagcatcgcgcagggagggggctccctgcgtgcttccctgagacccccggagcaacgcgatgtgatcgcgttgctccgagggtctcctacctccttcctcgctgcaggtcccggatccaagatggccgcggcatccgggtcctgcagggagggaggtggcttacagagtgtctgctcagtggagacgctggtaagcctgcagccctgtcagtgagatcagtgatatgacagagtgctgtgcacactgtcaaatcaccgatctgtgatgtccccccctgggacaaagtaaaaaaaattaaaaaaaaaatttccacatgtgtaaaaaaaaaaaaaaaaaattcctaaataaataaataataaaaaaaaattattcccataaatacatttctttatctaaataaaaaaaatcaaacaataaaagtacacatatttagtatcgccgcgtccgtaacgaccccacctataaaactacataactagttaaccccttcagtgaacaccgtaaaaaaaaaaaaaaaaagaggcaaaaaacgctttattctcataccgccaatcaaaaagtggaataacgcgatcaaaaagacggatataaataaccatggtaccgctgaaaacgtcatcttgtcccgcaaaaaacgagccgccatacaccatcatcagcgaaaaaataaaaaaattatagtcctcagaataaagcgatgccaaaataattattttttctataaaatagcttttatcgtataaaagcgccaaaacataaaaaaatgatgtaaatgaggtattgctgtaatcgtactgacccgaagaataaaactgctttatcaattttaccaaacgcggaacggtataaacgcctcccccaaaagaaattaatgaatagctggtttttggtcattctgcctcacaaaaatcggaataaaaagcgatcaaaaaatctcccgtgcccgaacatgttaccaataaaaacgtcaactcgtcccgcaaaaaaaaaaacctcacatgactctatggaccaaaatatggaaaaattatagctctcaaaatgtggtaacgcaaaaaatattttttgcaataaaaagcgtctttcagtgtgtgacggctgccaatcataaaaatccgctaaataacccgctataaaagtaaatcaaaccccccttcatcacccgcttaggctacgttcacatttgcgttgtgcgccgcagcgtcggcgacgcaacgcacaaagcaggaacaccgcatgcacaacactgcattttgcgacgcatgcgtcctttttttgcttgattttgtacgcacaaaaaatgcaacttgctgcgtcctctgcgccatgacgcgtgcgccgcagtgatgcatgcgtcgcaaaacgcaagtgcaacgcatgtccatgagcccccatgttaaatataggggcgcatgacgcatgcggcgacgctgcggcgcccgacgctaatgtgaacgtagccttagttggggaaaaatttaaaaaatttaaaaaatgtatttatttccattttcccgttagggctagggttagggctagggttagggttagggttagggctacatttagggttggggctaaagttagggttagggttggggctaaagttagggtttggattacatttacggttgggaatagggttggggttaggggtgtgtctgggttagaggtgtggttagggttaccgttgggattagggttaggggtgtgtgtggattagggtttcagttataattggggggtttccactgtttaggcacatcaggggctctccaaacgtgacatggcgtcccatttcaattccagccaattctgctaaatattttttatttgcatggctctgcgttataaactgtagtgaaacacttgggggttcaaagttctcacaacacaactagataagttccttgggggggtctagtttccaatattgggtcacttgtggggggtttctactgtttaggtacattaggggctctgcaaacgcaatgtgacgcctgcagaccattccatctaagtctgcattccaaatggcgctccttcccttccgagccctcccatgtgcccaaacggtggttccccccacatatggggtatcagcgtactcaagacaaattggacaacaacttttggggtccaatttctcctgttaccattgggaaaatacaaaactgggggctaaaaaataattttggggggaaattttttatttttttattttcacggctctgcgttataaactgtagtgaaacacttgggggttcaaagttctcacaacacaactagataagttccttgggggggtctagtttccaatattgggtcacttgtggggggtttctactgtttaggtacattaggggctctgcaaacgcaatgtgacgcctgcagaccaatccatctaagtctgcattgcaaatgatgctccttcccttccgagctctgccatgcgctcaaacggtggttccccccccagatatcaggtatcagcgtactcaggacaaattggacaacaatatatagggtctaatttctcctgttacccttggaaaaatacaaaactgggggctaaaaaataatttttgtggaaaaaacaattttttttatttgcacgttataaactgtagtgaaacacttaggggttcaaatctctcacgacacatctagatgagttccttagggggtctactttccaaaatggtgtcacttgtggttttttttttactgtttaggtacattaggggctctgcaaacgcaatgtgacgcctgcagaccattccatctaagtctgcattccaaatggcgctccatcccttccgagccctcccatgcgcccaaacggtggttcccccccacatatggggtatcagcgtactcaggacaaattggacaacaacttttggggtccaatttctcctgttaccctcaggaaaatacaaaactgggggctaaaatacaatttttgtgggaaaaaaattttgttttatttttacggctctgcattataaacttctgtgaagcacttggtgggtcaaagtgctcaccacacatctagataagttccttagggggtctactttacaaaatggtgtcacttgtggggggtttcaatgtttaggcacatcactggctctccaaacgcaacatggcgtcccatctcaattccagtcaattttgcattgaaaagtcaaatggcgctccttcgcttccaagctctgtcatgcgcacaaacagtggtttacccccacatatggggtatcggcgtactcaggacaaattgtataacatcttttgggggccattttctcctgttacccttggtaaaataaaacaaattggagctgaattaaattttgtgtgaaaaaaaagttaaatgttcatttttatttaaacattccaaaaattcctgtgaaacacctgaagggttaataaactttttgaatgtggttttgagcaccttgaggggtgcagtttttagaatggtgtcacacttgggtattttctatcatatagacccctcaaagtgacttcaaatgagatgtggtccctaaaaaaaaaatggtgttgtaaaaatgagaaattgctggtcaacttttaacccttataactccctaacaaaaaaaaattttggttccaaaatgatgctgatgtaaagtagacatgtgggaaatgttacttattaagtattttgtgtgacatatcactgtgatttaattgcataaaaattcaaatttggaaaattgcgaaattttctaaattttcaccaaatttccatttttttcacaaataaacgcaggtaatatcaaagaaatgttaccactatcatgaagtacaatatgtcacgagaaaacattgtcagaatcaccaggatccgttgaagcgttccagagttataacctcataaagggacagtggtcagaattgtaaaaattggcccggtccataacgtgcaaaccacccttgggggtgaaggggttaatagcctagagagggtccatggttattggccccccctggctaaaaacatctgcccccaggcaccccagaaaaggcacatctggaagatgcgcctattctggcacttggcctctctcttcccactcccgtgtagtggtgggacatggggtaatgaagggttaatgttaccttgctattgtaaggtgacattaagccagattaacaaTGGGCATAGGGGTATAGCAAATAATGAATCCCTGAAAGTACTGTATGTGTTCAGTATATAGACATTGGGctggtgtataaaaaaaaaaattatatatatatatatataccgtatatactcgagtataagccgag is a window of Ranitomeya variabilis isolate aRanVar5 chromosome 2, aRanVar5.hap1, whole genome shotgun sequence DNA encoding:
- the CPSF7 gene encoding cleavage and polyadenylation specificity factor subunit 7 isoform X3, which gives rise to MADGADLIDIYADEEFMQEADFAAEQVDLYDDVLAVASLGSSHHDGKSEPTSPVQVNAESKKAPAVLYTYKNVKKKASVYIGNFTWWTTDQQLLAAIRSVGVHDPVELKFAENRANGKSKGYAEVIVSSEASLSHVLEQLPTKKVNGKKLDVRPANRQNLSFFEAIARKTEGVSNSKDSVDPADGFFSPTELVVSSPRIETPKNVLPYFTRPPFIENNSRIPLMSIPHPPMPVPPPLSSALPAVYRAPPIPPLHYSHLMPPPPRLPPPLGMPPPGGVPPALHLNPAFFPPPNSMVGPPPDPYKMISNPYLQGREMKLHQPPVSDAEFEELMNRNRAISRSALSNAVCGATSGDYANAIKTLETAIAVIKESRVANDDRCRVLLTSLRDCLHGIQDKANSSRQAMKRHRSRERSPSRSREGSSRRHRDPHEDRSDDYYHDRHRDKDRHR
- the CPSF7 gene encoding cleavage and polyadenylation specificity factor subunit 7 isoform X4, encoding MADGADLIDIYADEEFMQEADFAAEQVDLYDDVLAVASLGSSHHDGKSEPTSPVQVNAESKKAPAVLYTYKNVKKKASVYIGNFTWWTTDQQLLAAIRSVGVHDPVELKFAENRANGKSKGYAEVIVSSEASLSHVLEQLPTKKVNGKKLDVRPANRQNLSFFEAIARKTEGVSNSKDSVDPADGFFSPTELVVSSPRIETPKNVLPYFTRPPFIENNSRIPLMSIPHPPMPVPPPLSSALPAVYRAPPIPPLHYSHLMPPPPRLPPPLGMPPPGGVPPALHLNPAFFPPPNSMVGPPPDPYKMISNPYLQGREMKLHQPPVSDAEFEELMNRNRAISRSALSNAVCGATSGDYANAIKTLETAIAVIKESRVANDDRCRVLLTSLRDCLHGIQDKANSSRKRHRSRERSPSRSREGSSRRHRDPHEDRSDDYYHDRHRDKDRHR
- the CPSF7 gene encoding cleavage and polyadenylation specificity factor subunit 7 isoform X1, giving the protein MADGADLIDIYADEEFMQVGETRAATAKRDEADFAAEQVDLYDDVLAVASLGSSHHDGKSEPTSPVQVNAESKKAPAVLYTYKNVKKKASVYIGNFTWWTTDQQLLAAIRSVGVHDPVELKFAENRANGKSKGYAEVIVSSEASLSHVLEQLPTKKVNGKKLDVRPANRQNLSFFEAIARKTEGVSNSKDSVDPADGFFSPTELVVSSPRIETPKNVLPYFTRPPFIENNSRIPLMSIPHPPMPVPPPLSSALPAVYRAPPIPPLHYSHLMPPPPRLPPPLGMPPPGGVPPALHLNPAFFPPPNSMVGPPPDPYKMISNPYLQGREMKLHQPPVSDAEFEELMNRNRAISRSALSNAVCGATSGDYANAIKTLETAIAVIKESRVANDDRCRVLLTSLRDCLHGIQDKANSSRQAMKRHRSRERSPSRSREGSSRRHRDPHEDRSDDYYHDRHRDKDRHR
- the CPSF7 gene encoding cleavage and polyadenylation specificity factor subunit 7 isoform X2, giving the protein MADGADLIDIYADEEFMQVGETRAATAKRDEADFAAEQVDLYDDVLAVASLGSSHHDGKSEPTSPVQVNAESKKAPAVLYTYKNVKKKASVYIGNFTWWTTDQQLLAAIRSVGVHDPVELKFAENRANGKSKGYAEVIVSSEASLSHVLEQLPTKKVNGKKLDVRPANRQNLSFFEAIARKTEGVSNSKDSVDPADGFFSPTELVVSSPRIETPKNVLPYFTRPPFIENNSRIPLMSIPHPPMPVPPPLSSALPAVYRAPPIPPLHYSHLMPPPPRLPPPLGMPPPGGVPPALHLNPAFFPPPNSMVGPPPDPYKMISNPYLQGREMKLHQPPVSDAEFEELMNRNRAISRSALSNAVCGATSGDYANAIKTLETAIAVIKESRVANDDRCRVLLTSLRDCLHGIQDKANSSRKRHRSRERSPSRSREGSSRRHRDPHEDRSDDYYHDRHRDKDRHR